The window tttactcattcaacaattattcaCTGAGTGCCTTCTATGAGTCAATCGCTGTTCTGGGCAATACGGATGGAGCAcagaataaaacacaaaaatctcCGCCCTCTTGGAGTTGATGTTCTCGTAGAGGAGGCAGACTGGTAGAGAGACACTGTGACAGAGACGAGGAAGGCACAAGGAGCCCTACTCGGGCTCGGCGTCCGTCTGGCAGCGGGCTGATGCCGAGGCCTGAGGAAGGGTGGACCCCGGGCAGCATCCCTGGACCTCAATGAGACCGCGCCAGGCAGCAAGATCTGACCAGAGCAAGAAGAAAGGCCGGGGCAGGACGGACTGGCGCAGCATCCCTAAGGTGAGTAAGGCAAGTTGGGTGACAGGGACAAGACTTTCCAGACCCGGACCCCAACCTGAGCGAGAGACCGATATCTGCCGCCTGGAGCCGCCATGATTGGCGAAGGGAAGGTtagaaggaagaaggggcacTCACCTCACCAAGACCGACTCTCGGGACCTTCTGTCCCGGATTCTGGGGTGCCGGTGCCACCACCCCTTGCTCAGACCGCCTTAAAGAGCCAAAATCCCAACCTCGAGAGCCGCCATTATTGTCCCATTATACGTTGCGCGGGCCCCTCTATCCGTCCGAAGATACCATTGAGAGCAGCCCGGAAAACGCCGAGTCCGGGCTCCCAGTGTTGGCTAGAAGGCGACCACGCTCCGAGGCTAGAGTGCCCTCCTCTGGGGCTTTCATCCGAGACACTTCCGAGTCTCCTTGCGACCAATCACGCTTAGTCTAAGAGGCAAGCCCCGCCTCTAGTCTGAGAAgcgggagggagaggaaaagaggtcGGTCCTGTTTAATACGGGCGGAAGTGACTCTAGGGCTTCCGGTCGGAGCCTGGGCAGCGGGGCGGTGCCTAAAACAGCCTCTTCCTGAGCTGTGGAGCCGGACAAGCGCGTCCGTCGATTGCgcctgtgccttttctttttccgTTTCCGTCCTCTTAGGTGGGCCGCCTAGGGGTTGCTAGGCAACAGCCCCTGGGGTACTTTGCGTTAAGTACCTGCGGTCTTAAGGCGCCGCCCGCTTCCTGGCGTTTTGGAGAAGGGTCGGGGTTGCCGACAGCCCAGAAGTGGAAAAGAGGGAGGTGACTTGGACAAGTAAAGTGAGTATCATCTGCCCTGGCAGTTGTGGGCCAGGAATAGCCCAACCACAGTcgtcattaaaatatatatgttggGTATTCTGGAAAAGTAAAGACGCGCACCCCAATGTGAATACAAGTCACTCGTCTGTTCACGTGCAGACGTAACCACCGATGGTGTTTGGGGATAtttatttcctgttatttttctttgctaatatGTACATATGCATTCTAGTTAGGTTTTGTACAAAAGGGGATCACGCTTCATATactgttttataacttttttctttatcgAGAACTTTTCAGTGCCTGCAGCGTTTGTCTCTAACACAATGTTTAGTGGCTGTATGATAGTGCGTTGCCGGACTGCACTATCATTTATTTTACCAATCCCCTACTGATggccatttaggttgttttcgGTTTTTCACCATCATAAACGTGATGAATATCCTTTGTGTAAATCCTTATGCACATGTCTAATTATTTACTAAGAATGAATTCTCAGAAATTGTTGGTCAAAGAgcatttttttcagctttctttctAGAAAAGTTGTGCTCCTGTACATTCCAGCAGGGACTATGAATGCCTGCCCCTTCACTCAGACTCCTGCCAGTCATTGTTTAATCTTTGCCAATTTAGTGGCTTTTTataatatatcttttaatttGGTTAGTAGTAAAgcttaacttttcaaaatatatttgaccATTTGTacctcttcttttgtgaattctCTGTTGGTATCCTTTTCTATGGACATTTTCTTAGGTGTGGTTTCAATTTCTCTCACCTCTTTCCAACATTTGTCCAGtcccaccctgtatacccccttCCTATTGATGCTTTGCCCTCCCGTCACTTCCTCCTGTTTGTCAGTAACATGGGGGAGTTGCTCTTAGTTTGAATTCTAGTGGTGGGACAGAGCCATCTTCTCTTTGACGTTCCTTCTCATCAGTAATTTATTCTGCCATCCACATTTGATGAAGTCCCTTCTAGCAATCAGCTTCCCTTTTTAAATTATGGCCTATTACAGGAACAGTTTCATTTCCTATGTGAGTTTTTATTAATTCATATCTTAAAAGGTGGCttgtcacaaaaaaaaaatagggaaagaaaTCCTCCTTTTTCTTAGCTTTAGCCAACTTTGGAAATGAATTCACAATATCAAGTATCTCGATGAAGTCTTTCATGGATGGACTCAAAAATAAAGGTCCTTGATCAAAGAGTTTCTCAGTCATAAAAATAGGAGCTTACAGTAGTAGAAAGAACACTGGAGTAAAATTTGGTGGCCTGGATTCCAGACCTAGTTCTTTGGCAAAAAGTATAACTATAAGCAAACTAGTGTGTAAAATGAGGGGGTTAGATTAGGTCCCTTCTATCTAGTATTTtacaatgtgtttatttttttgtggttttcataCACACTCTTAATTGGTATTTGCCATACGATAAGGTAGGTGCACCTGGTAAGATAATGCACCAGAATCTTTAAGCGAGGACTCATGGTAATACAAACCTTCATCAGTAAAGGACTGTTGAAAAAGTATGGTCCTTACGTGAAATAGTATGCTGCTTTGACAGAGAATGTGGAAGTTTTCTGTATAGCAATATGAGAAGATCTTTGTATGTTAGGAAAAAAGGTGCAAAGTGCAGAAGGGTGGGTGAAGTGTATGTGCTGGCCGTCCGTCATTTGCTCCTCCAGATTCAGACTTCCTCCTTCTCTAGACTGCTCTGGGACAGGAGGCTTGCCTGCTTCTGCAGCTCCCCTGCCCTCTGGTTCTGCTTGGAGGCAGCTGCGGGGAGCATTAGCAGatcagaaggagggaggagactgGCCGCATCCCTTGCCTGCAGGCTGACCTCCTGTACAGCAGCCTTCTCTACTCAGCAGTCTTTGCCCCACAATTCTGGTCACTACTCCCTCCCGTGGCTCCTTCAGGCCTTGGGTGGGAACAGCGCCCGGCTGTGACTAGGTCCAGAGCACAGCACTGTGCCCTGTTGTTTTCCTCCACCCCGCCTTAATGAAAGTCTCTTCAGATTACAAATTTGAGGATGTCATCTCTCTCCTGCTGGAACACTGACTGATAGAATAGCCTATCTTTTGGGTAAAAAGGGGAGAAAACCTAGAAGtgcatatttgtattttcttgtgaATGCATAACAAAACTCTGAAAGATATTTGAGAAACTAATGAAAGTGGTTACCTGGTGTGGAGGGCGGAATGGGACAGTGGGAACTGTGCCAGAGGAAGGGACTTTTTCACGGCCTACATTtctatattgtttctttttaaaccatatgaatttttaaatttgtttaccTAGGACTCATGCAGTTAATCCAGCCGTCTTTAAACGTTATGACTTTATTTCAGGACTGACATTgaagattaatatttttatttcaagatgaGCTTCCTGTTGCCCAAGCTGACTAGCAAAAAAGAAGTAGACCAGGCGATCAAAAGTACTGCAGAGAAGGTGCTGGTTCTCAGGTTTGGGAGAGACGAGGATCCTGTTTGTCTGCAGCTAGATGATATTGtaagtgagtttttaaaagaaatggtttTCATTAAAAATCTCTACATTCTCACTTCAGCATCTGCAAAGTGCATGAAAGGGAGTGGACAGGGCCCAGGGCTATAGCCGTTCATTTGTTAGCACACTTTGACTAAGAGCTGACCGTGTGCCACCCTGAGCTGAACCCCCCCACTGTGACTGTGCTGAACCTGTCCTGGATGTGCTTCCCCACTAGCAGCTGTCAAAGCTCAGCTTCACCAACACAGTGAATGGAGAGCAGAAAACTTTATTAACAAGCATCTATGAACATTATCTTATTGCTCCCAACAGTGAGATCATTCCTATTACTGTTCCCAAAGGAGCAGATGAGTGCTGAGGAGATCAGGTGGCTTCCCCCAGGTGCAGAGCCGCTGCAtcgcggggcggggctgggattCGAACTGCGCTTCCTCTGCCTGCAAATGCGCTTTCCTAGTGTGCCGCCTCCAGTGTGCGCCTGATTTCACAGCGCATCTTCACACTCTGATGAGTGGGGAGCCGGTATGGGACAGAGTAGGTTTATCCTTGTCTCCTTCTATTATGGAGAGAGACTTACCCCTGGTCTAAGACCTCTTCCACCGTTTCTCTCGCTGACACCCACTGTGTGGACCAGTTGTAAGAATCCTCGTTACTCTGATTAAAAATGAGCATGTGCTGTGTTAACCTGGGGGGAGAGGGGCCAGAGGATTTCACCCACAGCTGTAGCAGAGAGGGACAGTCACCAGAGGTCAAGAGTATTGCCTCTGAAGCCAAGCTGCCTAAGTTCAAATCCTAGCCTTATTAGCTGTTTGACCAGGGGCAGATgagctccctgtgcctcagtttcctcatctgtgatggGAACTGGAATAGTGCGTACCTCATAGGaatgttgtaaagattaaaggaGTTCACAAgcgtaaagtgcttagaacagttaGCACATCTTAAGTGCCATGTAGGGGTTTGCTgttataattatcatttattgataGATTGAAAGGAAAGAGACTCTTGGGGGAGTTTCAGTGTCTAGTACATGTTTCtgagttgttttggtttttgtttaagTGAGGAGAGATTTTATAAATCAAGAAAGTTTATGAAAACTTCacaatcagggccagccccagtggcttagtggttaagttcagcgtgctctacTTTGGCGACATGAGTTTGGTTGccggtgcggacctacaccactccgttagcagccatgctgtgctggcagcccacatactaaaagatAGAGGATGGttggcacaaacgttagctcagggtgaatcttcttcagcaaaaaaaaaaaaccctttacaatcaaaaataggaaaaaaaatgaagaaatatgttcATGCAGTTTACCCTGGACCTTCTCATAACCCTCCCAAAAGTGATTCAGACTTTGAATGATGAGGTTACACTGTGCCTAATGTTGAATTCAAACAGGCTAGATTCTTGgcccaggaatttttttatttttatttttttttgctaagtagcattagccctgcgctaacatctatgccaatctttctccactttatatgtggatcactgccacagcatggctgatgagtgatgtaggtccatgcccaggattcaaacccatgaacccaggccaccaaagcagaacatgcccaacttaaccactatgccacggggccagcctcccagGAATTTTTTTCAAACAGACAACTCTATTCTACTGaaaaatttcacagaagaaatgttGCCTACCTCTCGTGTTGTAACCCacatctctgtcttcattttcagCTTTCTAAGACCTCTTCTGACTTGAGTAAAATGGCTGCTATATATCTGGTAGATGTAGACCAAACTCCAGTTTATACACACTATTTTGACATCAGCTACATTCCGTCTACTGTGTTTTTCTTCAATGGGCAGCATATGAAAGTGGATTATGGGTAAGTTAGTTGACATGAAGTTATTGCAGTCTTAAACGTTTGCTCTGTCTAAGCTGTGCCAGTGGCTCGCCTGTTTGCGTGTGAGGGCGGCTCTGTGAGTCTGGTGTTGGTCCTCTTTCCTCAACTACTGCACtaattttttatgtgaaaatttgGTGCAAAATGAGTGTTCAAGTGTGATTGGCAAATTTTAATATGCCAACTGCTTAAGTATGAAAGAATAGTACAGTTTGTGAAGTACTAACCATCTTTCAGTGTAGAAAATATagaacagggtttttttttttaagtttcccaggaatttcatttaaacaaaatatatctttGTTCTTAAACTTTTGGGACTAGTAGATTGCAGTTATAAGAGAAGCATTCCTTCCAGCAATCTAAGACATGCTTCTCTTGACAAGTTTCCTATCTTCTGCCACTCAGAGAATCTCGAAGTCATTCTTCAGCAAAGCCCGTCAAGAATAAGTAACATGAAATCTTCTTTCATGCCTTCCATTCCATCCAGTCAGCATCCCAgtactaatatttattttgaatatgtctGTGATTCTTATCATTTCTTACCGTGGCTGAGGTGTCCGCTTGTCTAGATCTCTGCACCTGCTCTGTCATTATCAGTTTGAAAGTGTGTTTAATATTAtatgttttaagtgttttaaagcTATGTATTCTCCTAGAATACAATAATGTAAGTATTAATTTGGTGCAGTCTTTTTAGAGGGCAATTTATGACAATACATATCAAACaccttaaaaatgtgtaaaatcttTAGCCCAGCAATTGCATTTATAGGAATTTCTCTGAATGACAATAATCATGAAAGTGGGCAGAATTGGCTGCATGGGTGTTCATCCCACCATTGTTTAGAAAGCAAAATACTTAGAAAGAACGTAGATGTCCTCAGAGGGATGCTAGATATCCGTTTACTCTGTTATAGATGATGTTTAATGgctttgaaagaaatatattttatgttgatAAAAGCATATTACAAAATAGTTTGTGTGATATGATGCctatttctgtgggaaaagaaattcaggggccagccccatggtctggtggttaaatttggtgccctctactttggcggcctgggttcagttcccaggcacggacctacaccactccttggcggccatgctgtggcagcaacacacatacaaaacagaggaagattagcacagatgttagctcagggcaaatcttcctcaaacaaaaagaggaagattggcaacagatgttagctcagggcatatcttccttagtagaaaaaaaaaaaagaaatgcacatacacacaaacatatacatacatatatacacaagaCTGGAAGGATATACACCAAAATTTGGCCTTGGCGTCactggtggttttatttttttctaagaaatttctaaaataaacacaCTTGATGTTTGAAATAGTACAAAACAAATTTTCAATACCCACTACTCAAAAGTAGAAGTGACTGGAACTCAGAGACCACAACTAGTTCATGGGATTTGTACAGTGCTTGACCCAAAACAATAACAACCAAAAAGAAACTACACCCATGCCAACACTCAGAGAATTCTACTTGCTAGTGATTTGAGAAGTGATGGAAATAGACTGTGAAGCAGAAGCTTTTCGCCCGCTGGGGCTTACCTTCTATCCCAGCGGCCCCCAGCATGGGCTTCATCAAACGGGCTCTGTAATCACAAATGTAAAATCAATGTCGGGCTTTCTGTCTGAAGTCTCCCTGACAAGAGGAGAGTGACAGAGCTCctgttcattctctttctcctgagGGTCTTCAGCAAGTAACTCTTAAAAGTTCTGAGCGAGGTTGTTTCTCTTCTGTGCTGTCTAGGTCTCCAGATCACACTAAGTTTGTGGGAAGTTTCAAAACCAAACAAGACTTCATAGATTTGGTTGAAGTAATTTATCGAGGAGCGATGAGGGGAAAACTGATTGTACAAAGTCCTATTGATCCCAAGAATATTCCTAAATATGACCTTCTCTATCAAGACATTTAGCACATGCGCTACTGTCAAAGTTGAAGAGAGAAGCACGTCTTGAGGCAATACCTGAAACCAGCTGTGCTGTTTTTCTGGAGTCCTTCGGAAGCGTGCTCAGGGTCCCAGCAGAGCAGAGGTTTGACTTGTATGGAAAACGCTGGCCCCCAAGTGGAAGAGCAGGCCAGCACTGTGATGCCTGGGTGCCTACGTGTCTGCTCCCTGCAGACCTCAGAGCCGTCGGTCAGCCATGCCCGGTTTCCCCAGTGtgattttcttaacttctctttagATGGTGCTTTTCTTTATCCCTTAAGATAATACAGTATCctcttaaacatttgttaaatttgatttaactatgtttatttgatacacaagaaaaatggaaagtcaGTTCCCATAAGAGCAGAGATACTTATCCTCTACCCTAGGCGTACACACACCCTCCCTCACCCTCAGGCTCGCCCGCTCCTCCACTCACGTATTTATAGTCCTcatgctctcctgcctccagtcCTTATTATTCCAGCTTCTCTTGGAATAAATAATTCTCTAACTGgcaagtttgttttattttggcacCTTTCTGGCTCAGACTTTGAAAACAGTGTCCTGGTTTGCTCATTTTACTAGCTTTTGTGTTATTAAATTGCCCAAGAGGTGAGAACTTGAACCTTTACCACCCAGCACCCAATTTGAGCTACGCAAAGCATCAGCTGCCCTTAGTAAGTGGGAGCAGATCTCTCCAAGAAGTCAGACTTCCGCCTCTTCCTAAGGCGGAAAATTTTACTGCAAGGCCccaagactggaaacagatgtcagaattgtgagaaagaaatattatctttatgggatttgcctgtttttaatagctttatgCAGAATTCTTGCTCTTCCCCTGGCACAACCTGCCAcctcttgggcaagttactgctCCCCTCAAAATCTCATGGGGCTCTTGGTGTTGACTTTCTAGAATGAGAGAGGAGACGCAGAGCCAGAGCGCCGTGGACCAGGCACTGTGTGACCGCAGGAGCCCGGTTCTGTGCAGGGCCGTACTATCACCGCAAGTCCACCCCCTTTGCTGGGtgtttccttccccaggcttTTCTGCAGGAACAGTGACCATGCGACCTGGTTCTGACTAAGGCGACATGGAAGGAAAGACACTTTTGTGGCCTTCACAGCTCAAAGGAGAGAGCCACTCTGGGAATAAGACAAAACAACACCCCTTCACCACCAGCACcgcctctgtctcctcctcccccgcTTCCTGCTTTTATGGTGGTCACGGCAAAACCGCAGCAGCCATCTCGGCCGCAAGGCGACCAGCGTGGGGGTGAGAAATGAGTGTCGGAGAAGAACGGGAAGAAGAGCCTGGCTCCAGGTGACATGAGCAAGCTACTGGTGAATACCAGACCTGCGCCCGCCAGCCCTCTAGGAGAGAGTCAGAGGTCCTCATTGCCTGTCCCCGTCACTCAGAGTTTCTGTCACTCACTGCCTAAGTCACGCAGTATTTGATGGGTGCTCCGTGCTCAGATACCAGCAAGGACTCCGAACTTACATGCATAAATTCTCATCTCTTCATTCCTCCCGAGGGCTTTAGGGAATCTTCCTCTGAAGTCCTGATTTATGTTTTTGTTCCTGTCTTAGTTGCTTTCCATTCCgtgagtatttattgagtacctactgtatgccTGTCTTCTGCGAGATGCTGCATAAATACAAATGACTCCTGGACAAGAAAAAGGCTTCTTagaggaggcagggcctgagCCTCCAAGGCAAGTGGGAGGTGCTCATGCAGAAAGCGGAAGGGCATTTCTGCAGAGGGGCCCAGAGGGAAGATGGCCCGGGGCCACGATGGCAGGAGTTCAGTGCCACTAAAACTggatggggaggctgggagggcaggaggtgCTGCTGGGGAGTAAGGCAGAGAAGACAAGTGAATCGAGAAAGTACTAGaggttttctcttattattttccttctgagtGGTGACCAAAAGCCACTTAATACAGCTCTTCGAGAAAGCTGGGGTGGTTTATTCTTCAAGAAAATTTAGTCGTAAAGATACTACCAGAAGAAAAAGGTATAACTGACTGTACTCtgagaggcttttttttttatgtttgtattatttttcagttcCTGGCTACTATCTCTTTCACAGGTTCCTGAAGGTTTAAGCCCTTCACTGGTCCAGTAGTTGTAACCTGTTAAAATGTGTCAATGGATCTGGAGGTGCATGTGAGGAGACCACAGCGAATGCCGGAGGCTGGTGGGAGAAGCATGGCATCAGTGGCATTTTACACTGTTAGAAGGGGAGGCCATGTTTTTGTACGACAAAAAGGTTTATTGGTGTAGAATCAGTGTACTGAAAGCTTATAGCAAGAAAATGCAGTTAGCAGAGCTTCCTGTTTACAAGGGTTCTGGAACCTTTCTTCTGGGGGACCTGTAATAGAGAACCCATATGTTTGTGAAATGGAAGACTCAGACAGCTTGCATTTGACCCCTGGCGAAGGATAGGGTTCTTCCAAGTGGGAAGAGCAGTTCCTGCTAAGGAAGAGACCTCTAACTCTTTACCGTGTCCCAGAATGTTACTGCCGCTCGGGCCTCGGGGGCCATCCAGAGGTGAGCCGCTGGTTTGAGCTGCTCATGGAAGAGATCAGGGAACTGGGGGCAGGGAGCTTAAGGCACTCAGCAAATTTATGGCTGAGCTGTAATTTGGACCCAGCAAGGCCGGAGAGCCTGCCTTTACATGATCTTACTTTGTTTTCTGGATGTCGGTTGGTTGGAGCACAAGCAATAAAGCACTGTCTGTGTCAGAACACTGTTTTCATCTCACTCTGAGCTGGCATCTTCCTCACCAGGCCTGCGCCCTTTCTCCTAATTCTCTTCTAGGAGGCAAAAGGATGCAGTGGAAAGACTCAGGGTTTGTATTCAGACAGTCCTAAGTTCAAGGTTCAGCTTCACTGTTTAATGGCTGTGTAACCTtaagcaaatcacttaacttctctgagtctctgtttccttgtctgtaaaacgaGGATAACAATGACCTTTCTGAGGCCTGTCCTTCAGGAGGCGCTCAGTGAGAAGGATCCCTGCGGTGGGTGAGGTGAGAGGTCCTGTCACCTTAGGGATTTCCAGTTGCCTTGGGGTGTTTTCTGCCACACTCCCACTAGACTCTATACCACTTGGCTGCTTCTGTACCataaatgagggaagaaaaaaggctAAAAACAGCACAGAAATGAGTCAAAAGGAACCTCTTTATTGATTGTCTCAGCAACGCAGGGCTGGAACACCACGTTTTAGGCCCTCCACTCCCATCCCGTTTCCCTCTGCCGGAGGGAAGCCTTGCTCTCAGGCAGTGCTGGCCGCCAGCCTTGCATTAGTTCTCAGCGATAGTTTTCTGAACCCAATCCAGGATGGAGGGCACCTTCACGTACACTCCATACTCGGCCACAGCACAGCTCTTATCAAAGCTCAGGATCCCAGCCGCGTACCAGGTGTCGTCCTCCTCATCGTGAATGACAAAGGCACTGCCAGCATCGCCGTAGCAGGTGTCCTCCTGAAACTTGGACAAGCCAGCACAGAAGGTGTGTTCATTCAGGATGGGCTGCACGCCGACAGAGCtcctgtttgtcttcttttcGGGCACAGTGCTGCCTTCGTAGTGCTTCACACAGGTGTCTTGGTCAGCCACCGGCAGCGTGACATACTTCAGTAGCTCCGTGAAATTAAAGTTGGCATTTCGCCCCCAGCCAGACACATAACCCACACGCCCCACTTGCGCATAATCTTTTGAAGGTAGGCAGATGGGCATGACTCTCTCACCAACGGGCACCTTCTCTTTGAGCTTGATGAGCCCGATGTCTACCTCCTGATAGTCCGGGTGGAAGACCACCTTCTCAATCTCCACAGGCTGCTTTCTCCCCACATAGAGTTTTAAAGTAGGGGCAATGTCTTTTGGTTTTGCATCAGGTGTATGATTCAGGAAGAGATTCTGAGCCGTGGTCAGCAGCCATTGTTCACTGATCAGTGTGGCCCCTGTGGTGAGGTTGTGGCGGGACACCAGCTTAGCCTGCCAGGGAAAGCTGCCTTTGGCGTCCAGCAATCCACCTATAATCCGTTGCACCTGATCCACTGGATTCTTGGGCTTTCCACACACTGTGAAGGAGAGCAAGAAAATCACAAGCAGAAATATGAGTCTCCCAATCTGAGTATCAGCTATTGCTGCTGTCCCTCATCGTTCATTTCTTCAGAGCTAGAGATATTTACGTGCTTTGCCCTTACTATCTGCTTCTCTC of the Equus quagga isolate Etosha38 chromosome 13, UCLA_HA_Equagga_1.0, whole genome shotgun sequence genome contains:
- the TXNL4B gene encoding thioredoxin-like protein 4B isoform X1, which codes for MSFLLPKLTSKKEVDQAIKSTAEKVLVLRFGRDEDPVCLQLDDILSKTSSDLSKMAAIYLVDVDQTPVYTHYFDISYIPSTVFFFNGQHMKVDYGHLAHALLSKLKREARLEAIPETSCAVFLESFGSVLRVPAEQRFDLYGKRWPPSGRAGQHCDAWVPTCLLPADLRAVGQPCPVSPV
- the TXNL4B gene encoding thioredoxin-like protein 4B isoform X2 translates to MSFLLPKLTSKKEVDQAIKSTAEKVLVLRFGRDEDPVCLQLDDILSKTSSDLSKMAAIYLVDVDQTPVYTHYFDISYIPSTVFFFNGQHMKVDYGSPDHTKFVGSFKTKQDFIDLVEVIYRGAMRGKLIVQSPIDPKNIPKYDLLYQDI
- the LOC124250089 gene encoding haptoglobin-like, whose product is MSALGAVVALLLWGQLFAVDTGNEATDFTDDSCPKPPEIPNGYVEHLVRYQCKNYYRLRSEGDGVYALNSEKQWVNKASGTKLPECEAVCGKPKNPVDQVQRIIGGLLDAKGSFPWQAKLVSRHNLTTGATLISEQWLLTTAQNLFLNHTPDAKPKDIAPTLKLYVGRKQPVEIEKVVFHPDYQEVDIGLIKLKEKVPVGERVMPICLPSKDYAQVGRVGYVSGWGRNANFNFTELLKYVTLPVADQDTCVKHYEGSTVPEKKTNRSSVGVQPILNEHTFCAGLSKFQEDTCYGDAGSAFVIHDEEDDTWYAAGILSFDKSCAVAEYGVYVKVPSILDWVQKTIAEN